A single Lolium perenne isolate Kyuss_39 chromosome 6, Kyuss_2.0, whole genome shotgun sequence DNA region contains:
- the LOC127308562 gene encoding uncharacterized protein yields MRFMAGASSTRSLQPAAAGADTTDLHFWLQWRVAVCALWVLCCVVAAAYLIWRHEGPGAQRRTGGAVKELGRRPGGVLYDDEAWRPCLRDIHPAWLLAYRFGSFIALFSLLIVIVISDGGSIFYYYTQWTFILVTIYFGLATALSIYGCSKFVNYNAVAASTDTELGPYSAHGAITKPTADEEDDGTRKIAGFWGYLLQTIYQTNAGAVMLTDCVFWFIIFPFLTVKDYSVNFLLIGMHSVNAVFLLGEASLNRMRFPWFRIAYFFLWTALYVVFQWIVHASTQIWWPYPFLDLSANLAPLWYFAVAFMQLPCYVIFRLLMNLKHSLLSKHFPECSSKRVASSDEQPCRFTPPVVH; encoded by the exons ATGCGGTTCATGGCGGGGGCATCCTCGACGCGATCGTTgcagccggcggcggcgggggcggacACCACGGACCTGCACTTCTGGCTGCAGTGGCGGGTAGCGGTGTGTGCGCTCTGGGTGCTCTGCTGCGTCGTGGCAGCGGCTTACCTCATCTGGCGCCACGAGGGACCCGGCGCGCAACGCCGCACGGGCGGCGCCGTTAAGGAGCTGGGGCGGAGGCCCGGCGGGGTGCTGTACGACGACGAGGCGTGGCGGCCGTGCCTCCGGGACATCCACCCGGCGTGGCTCCTCGCGTACAGGTTCGGCTCCTTCATCGCCCTCTTCAGCctcctcatcgtcatcgtcatctccGACGGCGGCAGCATCTTCTACTACTACACACA GTGGACCTTCATTCTGGTGACGATTTACTTCGGG CTTGCCACGGCGCTGTCGATCTACGGATGCAGTAAATTCGTCAACTACAACGCCGTCGCGGCATCGACAGACACTGAGCTGGGGCCTTACTCTGCCCACGGTGCCATCACTAAACCGACCGCCGATGAAGAAGACGACGGCACGAGAAAGATCGCTGGATTCTGGGGGTACTTGCTCCAGACCATCTACCAG ACCAATGCAGGAGCTGTGATGCTTACGGATTGTGTCTTTTGGTTCATCATTTTCCCCTTCCTAACCGTCAAAGATTACAGTGTGAATTTT TTACTAATAGGAATGCACTCAGTCAACGCTGTTTTCTTGCTCGGCGAAGCGTCCCTGAATAGAATG CGCTTCCCGTGGTTCCGGATCGCGTATTTCTTCCTCTGGACCGCACTTTACGTTGTTTTCCAGTGGATTGTCCATGCATCAACTCAAATCTG GTGGCCCTACCCCTTCCTCGACCTCTCAGCTAATCTGGCGCCTCTGTG GTACTTTGCTGTTGCGTTTATGCAATTGCCGTGCTACGTGATCTTCAGGCTGTTGATGAACCTTAAACACAGCCTTCTCTCCAAACATTTCCCAGAATGCAGTAGTAAGAGAGTAGCATCATCGGATGAGCAACCATGCCGTTTTACTCCCCCGGTCGTCCATTAA